A region of Anguilla anguilla isolate fAngAng1 chromosome 18, fAngAng1.pri, whole genome shotgun sequence DNA encodes the following proteins:
- the LOC118218015 gene encoding interferon gamma receptor 1-like isoform X1: MPITGMGHVATTFRIEAREDLLQSQVPPPDNVTIQCHNFRTVAYWNYSQPSLHPRFIVDLFPYGGREKNSRYLKPDSISESDSVTSCFNITHRHCNVSKLVLRSVRHGFYLNVTAVVGLNRSEPTASAEFTYNSNEFQDELCFLDFPPVNLSESDGMLKFEFPHPFDFYSEALRHVNDRKYYKSFTYEVLGQEKMRLDCERKKKGLCEGLVSAPGAQEKPCIRLKGTMNNIHIATAEEVCLQELNQTALTIQPPKAYSADNWSLILALAGAGAAVVVFTVCAGLVFRRKTKGSTAFPKIMASMLANPHSARRLLQPETDATSEVLSVAPRSDSEQESPDGQVPTGTLIPEEGSRFPIGTVIGRGGSFSEGQTYDGLGGSEQGSRSEEEEQENSACRGVESSGYDRPHVSLTFEISPGDRVQGYKLTQA, encoded by the exons TCCCCCCTCCAGACAACGTAACAATACAGTGCCACAATTTCAGAACAGTGGCCTACTGGAACTACAGCCAGCCCTCTCTACATCCCCGCTTCATTGTGGACCTCTTCCCTTATGGCGG CAGAGAAAAGAACAGTCGTTACTTGAAGCCAGACAGTATAAGTGAGAG TGACTCGGTTACGAGCTGCTTCAACATCACGCATCGCCACTGCAACGTGTCCAAGCTGGTCCTGCGCTCAGTCCGGCACGGCTTCTACCTCAACGTAACAGCAGTGGTCGGATTGAACCGGTCGGAGCCCACTGCATCTGCAGAATTCACCTACAACTCGAACGAGTTTCAGGATGAACTCT gctTTCTGGATTTCCCGCCCGTTAACCTGTCTGAGTCAGACGGCATGCTCAAATTTGAGTTCCCTCACCCCTTCGACTTCTACAGTGAGGCCCTGCGTCACGTTAATGATAGAAAGTACTACAAGAGCTTCACCTACGAGGTCCTAGGGCAG GAGAAAATGCGGCTGGACTGcgagaggaagaagaagggcCTGTGCGAGGGACTCGTGTCGGCCCCCGGGGCCCAGGAGAAACCCTGCATCCGGCTGAAAGGCACGATGAACAACATACACATCGCAACCGCTGAGGAAGTCTGCCTCCAGGAGCTCAACCAGACTGCCCTAACCATTCAACCTCCAAAAG ccTATTCTGCAGATAATTGGTCCTTAATCCTCGCCCTGGCGGGTGCTGGTGCTGCCGTGGTGGTCTTTACTGTTTGTGCGGGTCTGGTGTTCAGAAGAAAGACTAAGGGCAGCACTGCCTTCCCCAAGATTATG GCGTCCATGCTGGCCAATCCGCACTCGGCAAGGCGGTTACTGCAGCCCGAGACTGACGCCACGTCGGAGGTTCTGTCTGTGGCCCCCCGTTCTGACTCTGAACAAGAGTCCCCCGATGGCCAGGTCCCTACAGGCACTCTCATCCCTGAGGAAGGGTCCCGATTCCCCATCGGCACGGTCATAGGACGTGGCGGCAGCTTCAGCGAGGGCCAGACCTACGATGGGTTGGGCGGATCGGAGCAGGGGAGcaggagcgaggaggaggagcaggagaacagCGCCTGCCGAGGCGTGGAGTCCTCTGGCTACGACCGGCCCCATGTCTCCCTGACATTTGAGATTAGCCCAGGGGACCGCGTGCAGGGGTACAAGCTAACCCAGGCCTGA
- the LOC118218015 gene encoding interferon gamma receptor 1-like isoform X4, producing MPITGMGHVATTFRIEAREDLLQSQVPPPDNVTIQCHNFRTVAYWNYSQPSLHPRFIVDLFPYGGDSVTSCFNITHRHCNVSKLVLRSVRHGFYLNVTAVVGLNRSEPTASAEFTYNSNEFQDELCFLDFPPVNLSESDGMLKFEFPHPFDFYSEALRHVNDRKYYKSFTYEVLGQEKMRLDCERKKKGLCEGLVSAPGAQEKPCIRLKGTMNNIHIATAEEVCLQELNQTALTIQPPKAYSADNWSLILALAGAGAAVVVFTVCAGLVFRRKTKGSTAFPKIMASMLANPHSARRLLQPETDATSEVLSVAPRSDSEQESPDGQVPTGTLIPEEGSRFPIGTVIGRGGSFSEGQTYDGLGGSEQGSRSEEEEQENSACRGVESSGYDRPHVSLTFEISPGDRVQGYKLTQA from the exons TCCCCCCTCCAGACAACGTAACAATACAGTGCCACAATTTCAGAACAGTGGCCTACTGGAACTACAGCCAGCCCTCTCTACATCCCCGCTTCATTGTGGACCTCTTCCCTTATGGCGG TGACTCGGTTACGAGCTGCTTCAACATCACGCATCGCCACTGCAACGTGTCCAAGCTGGTCCTGCGCTCAGTCCGGCACGGCTTCTACCTCAACGTAACAGCAGTGGTCGGATTGAACCGGTCGGAGCCCACTGCATCTGCAGAATTCACCTACAACTCGAACGAGTTTCAGGATGAACTCT gctTTCTGGATTTCCCGCCCGTTAACCTGTCTGAGTCAGACGGCATGCTCAAATTTGAGTTCCCTCACCCCTTCGACTTCTACAGTGAGGCCCTGCGTCACGTTAATGATAGAAAGTACTACAAGAGCTTCACCTACGAGGTCCTAGGGCAG GAGAAAATGCGGCTGGACTGcgagaggaagaagaagggcCTGTGCGAGGGACTCGTGTCGGCCCCCGGGGCCCAGGAGAAACCCTGCATCCGGCTGAAAGGCACGATGAACAACATACACATCGCAACCGCTGAGGAAGTCTGCCTCCAGGAGCTCAACCAGACTGCCCTAACCATTCAACCTCCAAAAG ccTATTCTGCAGATAATTGGTCCTTAATCCTCGCCCTGGCGGGTGCTGGTGCTGCCGTGGTGGTCTTTACTGTTTGTGCGGGTCTGGTGTTCAGAAGAAAGACTAAGGGCAGCACTGCCTTCCCCAAGATTATG GCGTCCATGCTGGCCAATCCGCACTCGGCAAGGCGGTTACTGCAGCCCGAGACTGACGCCACGTCGGAGGTTCTGTCTGTGGCCCCCCGTTCTGACTCTGAACAAGAGTCCCCCGATGGCCAGGTCCCTACAGGCACTCTCATCCCTGAGGAAGGGTCCCGATTCCCCATCGGCACGGTCATAGGACGTGGCGGCAGCTTCAGCGAGGGCCAGACCTACGATGGGTTGGGCGGATCGGAGCAGGGGAGcaggagcgaggaggaggagcaggagaacagCGCCTGCCGAGGCGTGGAGTCCTCTGGCTACGACCGGCCCCATGTCTCCCTGACATTTGAGATTAGCCCAGGGGACCGCGTGCAGGGGTACAAGCTAACCCAGGCCTGA
- the LOC118218015 gene encoding interferon gamma receptor 1-like isoform X2: MYSVAPTVFMLLQLFLDKGFSYVPPPDNVTIQCHNFRTVAYWNYSQPSLHPRFIVDLFPYGGREKNSRYLKPDSISESDSVTSCFNITHRHCNVSKLVLRSVRHGFYLNVTAVVGLNRSEPTASAEFTYNSNEFQDELCFLDFPPVNLSESDGMLKFEFPHPFDFYSEALRHVNDRKYYKSFTYEVLGQEKMRLDCERKKKGLCEGLVSAPGAQEKPCIRLKGTMNNIHIATAEEVCLQELNQTALTIQPPKAYSADNWSLILALAGAGAAVVVFTVCAGLVFRRKTKGSTAFPKIMASMLANPHSARRLLQPETDATSEVLSVAPRSDSEQESPDGQVPTGTLIPEEGSRFPIGTVIGRGGSFSEGQTYDGLGGSEQGSRSEEEEQENSACRGVESSGYDRPHVSLTFEISPGDRVQGYKLTQA; this comes from the exons TCCCCCCTCCAGACAACGTAACAATACAGTGCCACAATTTCAGAACAGTGGCCTACTGGAACTACAGCCAGCCCTCTCTACATCCCCGCTTCATTGTGGACCTCTTCCCTTATGGCGG CAGAGAAAAGAACAGTCGTTACTTGAAGCCAGACAGTATAAGTGAGAG TGACTCGGTTACGAGCTGCTTCAACATCACGCATCGCCACTGCAACGTGTCCAAGCTGGTCCTGCGCTCAGTCCGGCACGGCTTCTACCTCAACGTAACAGCAGTGGTCGGATTGAACCGGTCGGAGCCCACTGCATCTGCAGAATTCACCTACAACTCGAACGAGTTTCAGGATGAACTCT gctTTCTGGATTTCCCGCCCGTTAACCTGTCTGAGTCAGACGGCATGCTCAAATTTGAGTTCCCTCACCCCTTCGACTTCTACAGTGAGGCCCTGCGTCACGTTAATGATAGAAAGTACTACAAGAGCTTCACCTACGAGGTCCTAGGGCAG GAGAAAATGCGGCTGGACTGcgagaggaagaagaagggcCTGTGCGAGGGACTCGTGTCGGCCCCCGGGGCCCAGGAGAAACCCTGCATCCGGCTGAAAGGCACGATGAACAACATACACATCGCAACCGCTGAGGAAGTCTGCCTCCAGGAGCTCAACCAGACTGCCCTAACCATTCAACCTCCAAAAG ccTATTCTGCAGATAATTGGTCCTTAATCCTCGCCCTGGCGGGTGCTGGTGCTGCCGTGGTGGTCTTTACTGTTTGTGCGGGTCTGGTGTTCAGAAGAAAGACTAAGGGCAGCACTGCCTTCCCCAAGATTATG GCGTCCATGCTGGCCAATCCGCACTCGGCAAGGCGGTTACTGCAGCCCGAGACTGACGCCACGTCGGAGGTTCTGTCTGTGGCCCCCCGTTCTGACTCTGAACAAGAGTCCCCCGATGGCCAGGTCCCTACAGGCACTCTCATCCCTGAGGAAGGGTCCCGATTCCCCATCGGCACGGTCATAGGACGTGGCGGCAGCTTCAGCGAGGGCCAGACCTACGATGGGTTGGGCGGATCGGAGCAGGGGAGcaggagcgaggaggaggagcaggagaacagCGCCTGCCGAGGCGTGGAGTCCTCTGGCTACGACCGGCCCCATGTCTCCCTGACATTTGAGATTAGCCCAGGGGACCGCGTGCAGGGGTACAAGCTAACCCAGGCCTGA
- the LOC118218015 gene encoding interferon gamma receptor 1-like isoform X5 translates to MYSVAPTVFMLLQLFLDKGFSYVPPPDNVTIQCHNFRTVAYWNYSQPSLHPRFIVDLFPYGGDSVTSCFNITHRHCNVSKLVLRSVRHGFYLNVTAVVGLNRSEPTASAEFTYNSNEFQDELCFLDFPPVNLSESDGMLKFEFPHPFDFYSEALRHVNDRKYYKSFTYEVLGQEKMRLDCERKKKGLCEGLVSAPGAQEKPCIRLKGTMNNIHIATAEEVCLQELNQTALTIQPPKAYSADNWSLILALAGAGAAVVVFTVCAGLVFRRKTKGSTAFPKIMASMLANPHSARRLLQPETDATSEVLSVAPRSDSEQESPDGQVPTGTLIPEEGSRFPIGTVIGRGGSFSEGQTYDGLGGSEQGSRSEEEEQENSACRGVESSGYDRPHVSLTFEISPGDRVQGYKLTQA, encoded by the exons TCCCCCCTCCAGACAACGTAACAATACAGTGCCACAATTTCAGAACAGTGGCCTACTGGAACTACAGCCAGCCCTCTCTACATCCCCGCTTCATTGTGGACCTCTTCCCTTATGGCGG TGACTCGGTTACGAGCTGCTTCAACATCACGCATCGCCACTGCAACGTGTCCAAGCTGGTCCTGCGCTCAGTCCGGCACGGCTTCTACCTCAACGTAACAGCAGTGGTCGGATTGAACCGGTCGGAGCCCACTGCATCTGCAGAATTCACCTACAACTCGAACGAGTTTCAGGATGAACTCT gctTTCTGGATTTCCCGCCCGTTAACCTGTCTGAGTCAGACGGCATGCTCAAATTTGAGTTCCCTCACCCCTTCGACTTCTACAGTGAGGCCCTGCGTCACGTTAATGATAGAAAGTACTACAAGAGCTTCACCTACGAGGTCCTAGGGCAG GAGAAAATGCGGCTGGACTGcgagaggaagaagaagggcCTGTGCGAGGGACTCGTGTCGGCCCCCGGGGCCCAGGAGAAACCCTGCATCCGGCTGAAAGGCACGATGAACAACATACACATCGCAACCGCTGAGGAAGTCTGCCTCCAGGAGCTCAACCAGACTGCCCTAACCATTCAACCTCCAAAAG ccTATTCTGCAGATAATTGGTCCTTAATCCTCGCCCTGGCGGGTGCTGGTGCTGCCGTGGTGGTCTTTACTGTTTGTGCGGGTCTGGTGTTCAGAAGAAAGACTAAGGGCAGCACTGCCTTCCCCAAGATTATG GCGTCCATGCTGGCCAATCCGCACTCGGCAAGGCGGTTACTGCAGCCCGAGACTGACGCCACGTCGGAGGTTCTGTCTGTGGCCCCCCGTTCTGACTCTGAACAAGAGTCCCCCGATGGCCAGGTCCCTACAGGCACTCTCATCCCTGAGGAAGGGTCCCGATTCCCCATCGGCACGGTCATAGGACGTGGCGGCAGCTTCAGCGAGGGCCAGACCTACGATGGGTTGGGCGGATCGGAGCAGGGGAGcaggagcgaggaggaggagcaggagaacagCGCCTGCCGAGGCGTGGAGTCCTCTGGCTACGACCGGCCCCATGTCTCCCTGACATTTGAGATTAGCCCAGGGGACCGCGTGCAGGGGTACAAGCTAACCCAGGCCTGA
- the LOC118218015 gene encoding interferon gamma receptor 1-like isoform X3 produces the protein MPITGMGHVATTFRIEAREDLLQSQVPPPDNVTIQCHNFRTVAYWNYSQPSLHPRFIVDLFPYGGREKNSRYLKPDSISESDSVTSCFNITHRHCNVSKLVLRSVRHGFYLNVTAVVGLNRSEPTASAEFTYNSNEFQDELCFLDFPPVNLSESDGMLKFEFPHPFDFYSEALRHVNDRKYYKSFTYEVLGQEKMRLDCERKKKGLCEGLVSAPGAQEKPCIRLKGTMNNIHIATAEEVCLQELNQTALTIQPPKDNWSLILALAGAGAAVVVFTVCAGLVFRRKTKGSTAFPKIMASMLANPHSARRLLQPETDATSEVLSVAPRSDSEQESPDGQVPTGTLIPEEGSRFPIGTVIGRGGSFSEGQTYDGLGGSEQGSRSEEEEQENSACRGVESSGYDRPHVSLTFEISPGDRVQGYKLTQA, from the exons TCCCCCCTCCAGACAACGTAACAATACAGTGCCACAATTTCAGAACAGTGGCCTACTGGAACTACAGCCAGCCCTCTCTACATCCCCGCTTCATTGTGGACCTCTTCCCTTATGGCGG CAGAGAAAAGAACAGTCGTTACTTGAAGCCAGACAGTATAAGTGAGAG TGACTCGGTTACGAGCTGCTTCAACATCACGCATCGCCACTGCAACGTGTCCAAGCTGGTCCTGCGCTCAGTCCGGCACGGCTTCTACCTCAACGTAACAGCAGTGGTCGGATTGAACCGGTCGGAGCCCACTGCATCTGCAGAATTCACCTACAACTCGAACGAGTTTCAGGATGAACTCT gctTTCTGGATTTCCCGCCCGTTAACCTGTCTGAGTCAGACGGCATGCTCAAATTTGAGTTCCCTCACCCCTTCGACTTCTACAGTGAGGCCCTGCGTCACGTTAATGATAGAAAGTACTACAAGAGCTTCACCTACGAGGTCCTAGGGCAG GAGAAAATGCGGCTGGACTGcgagaggaagaagaagggcCTGTGCGAGGGACTCGTGTCGGCCCCCGGGGCCCAGGAGAAACCCTGCATCCGGCTGAAAGGCACGATGAACAACATACACATCGCAACCGCTGAGGAAGTCTGCCTCCAGGAGCTCAACCAGACTGCCCTAACCATTCAACCTCCAAAAG ATAATTGGTCCTTAATCCTCGCCCTGGCGGGTGCTGGTGCTGCCGTGGTGGTCTTTACTGTTTGTGCGGGTCTGGTGTTCAGAAGAAAGACTAAGGGCAGCACTGCCTTCCCCAAGATTATG GCGTCCATGCTGGCCAATCCGCACTCGGCAAGGCGGTTACTGCAGCCCGAGACTGACGCCACGTCGGAGGTTCTGTCTGTGGCCCCCCGTTCTGACTCTGAACAAGAGTCCCCCGATGGCCAGGTCCCTACAGGCACTCTCATCCCTGAGGAAGGGTCCCGATTCCCCATCGGCACGGTCATAGGACGTGGCGGCAGCTTCAGCGAGGGCCAGACCTACGATGGGTTGGGCGGATCGGAGCAGGGGAGcaggagcgaggaggaggagcaggagaacagCGCCTGCCGAGGCGTGGAGTCCTCTGGCTACGACCGGCCCCATGTCTCCCTGACATTTGAGATTAGCCCAGGGGACCGCGTGCAGGGGTACAAGCTAACCCAGGCCTGA